CGTTGATGACTGGGAGCCCTGTTTGCCATCAGCAGCTGTTGTTGCTGGCAGCCACGACTTCAACCTGCGCTTTTTGTCGTTAAACGCCTGCTCGCCGATGAGGCCTTCCGTGGAAGGGCATGTGGCGGCTGATATGGCGCATAGAATTATGAAAGCAACATTTCTCCCTCCAATTCGGAAACGAGGGATTTGAGAGTGATTAAAAGCAGTGTGCCGGTTTCCATATTGGATTGATTTTAGTCTTTCACACATCCTGAAGGTGACTGATGGCTTCTCACTGTCATGTGGCCCCCAGAGCTTGTTTAATCCCGTCTGTGTCTCTGCCGTTCTGGATATGTTGTCATTAGATTAACAGGTATGAGGAGTCACTTTGGTGGCTTTGTGATCACCTGTTTGTTAATTTGTGAATATTAAGCCACACTCTTGTGCCAAGAAGCTGAGCCACATGCTGAGCACTGAATGATCGGATCATCGGAAGCTCGGCTCTCTGCTGACCTCTGCTGACTGCTATGTGTTGTTTATGTTCACGTTCAGCTTGCAtataaagcaaaaataaaaactagtGGCACATAATTGTGCCATGAGTGATGATCAggtgtgccgtgggaaattaTCCAATTTTACTTAATTagtctgaattttttttatttacaaagaaatgtGTCTTAGTTCATCTATCTATGCCAACCACGTATAATGATCAGAAAATTTAGTACTCTTTCATCAGATGGCATTTTGTTTGATGGTATGTCAAGACATATAGGTTGGAAAACACTGTCCTCTACCAaacactttttcttcttcatcacCTAACGCTCACCAAAACACGTTTGTGCCCAATCATGCGTCACGGTCCTCTGCTGAGACCAAGCACTAATTTGTTGAATATTTTAGATGTAATAAGATCACGAGGGTGAGTTCAGGGAAGGTCACGGCGTAATTGAAACCGGAACATCAGGATATACTGGACTTTTTGCACCAACACTTGCTTAACTATTGTCAACATTTACAATCTGAATGTTGAATTGAAAATTTCCCATTACGCTGTTTATTATCTATTGCTTCTTTCACTTGTGATTGATTGACACAACTAACGTTCACATTTTATCTGGACAGAGTCTGTGTAAAAATCCATGTCAGTCAATCTGCAGCTATTAGTCTTTTTGGGGTCGTAAGGAACGTTACAGAGTGATGTGATGATGCAAAATAGCTGGAGGCGCACACCCAGTCACCCCCAAAATGAATCTGGTGCTACGTCCCTGCAGCCCTGCAATCTTTGCAATCAGCCAGTATAATGCTAACAGCAACTGTTTCAGATTATGCTGCAGGAAATCCTCAGTGCTCTCTGCTCAAAACAATTTACCCTGACATGAGTATGGGAGGGTtagtggggtggggggcatgTCTTCTTTATGTTCAAGCCCCATTTTGATAACCTTATCTCCccaataattaaataaatatgttaGTTGTGGTGTTTTAATATTACGGTTGTCATAtttttaccatgcattttgtTACTATGTAAAGAATACTAATATCTACCCCATGTTTATTTGtgctgtgtatttatttaatcagcCAGTGAACTTGACTTTTATTTAGGTTTTTCCCCCTTTCCCCAACAGGATGTTTGCCATTTAGGTTTGAAAACCGCCGTTCTATAAAGGCAGAGGGCTGACTCGTTCCCATGGCCCGGAACGACAAGACAAACTCTTGGTGAGTGACGAGAATCAAGACAGCAAAAAATGCCCCCCCCGTCCTGAACATCTACCCCAAAAAAACTCaccgaaaaacaaaaattaattagCGTATGTTTTACAGCGGCTTCCGTTTTGTGACTATTTGCTTATTCTAAAAAACACGACGTAATCATTTGATCGAGCTTTATATTTAATCATGCAATTGACGATacatttcagtgtttttgttttgcacaacGTGTTAACGTGCGGTGAGGTGGCGATGTTTTCACACAGCgatcgttttgttttgtcgggTTTTTACTTAAACGACTGCTGGTGAATaagaaaagacaaatgcattacttttacttttacttttatttgaaaGGACCTGACTCGAATTATtttaacaaaatataaattaagaAAATGCGTAGTCCACGTAAGTGTTTTGTTCAGGGTTTTAGGTCTTCTTTGGGTTTTCATGTGCAAGAGTAATAAAAACCTCCTGTCGGGGTGATATACAGATTAAGCGCATAAAGTTATTTTAAGTTCGAATCAAATTTAACGACAGAGAAGTCAGTCTATACAATAAGGTAGGCTACTATAGTGTTATTTCATACATCAATCTGATACACAGCTCATCAGtccttttctgtatttttttcttcgtcAAATAAAATAGCGTCTTTAAGAGCCCAAATCCACAAGGCTGGAGGTTAGGGGTCCCAGCAAGGAGTCCTGCAGCTGGTGCGGGTGTCCGTGCATGCCGTGCACCGACTGTGGGGCGCCTAGCCCGGGCATGGAGTACGCGGAGGCCCCGGGGTGGACCATGTTGCCCTGGAGCAAAAGCGCAGAGTTCTGGTCGGGGCTCTGAGGGGGAGAAAATTCGTCCTCCGAGCTGGACATGAGCGACTTTCCTCCGTCCAGCGGGGACAgctggttttgtttgttgccGCCTGCGTTGTTGTTTTCGCTGTTCTCCCTGCATGGGAGAAACGACACGACAGTCAAATCAGGTCGCATCTTGGTATTTTGCATTGGCATGCCACCTCTGagaagatttttatttttcaagtaaTAATCTTATTGGAATAATTTAGCAAAAATTTAGCAATAATTAAACTCAAACGTAAAAATCTAAacattaacaacaacaaaaaaactgttcTGCTTTTCTAAACCATGcacttttttaatattaagcAGCAGGGTGGTAATAATAGGACGTGGTTGGAGTACCTTTCCTTGGCTTCCGCGGCTCTGTCCCTCTGCCGTCTGTTTTTGAACCAATTGCTGACCTGCGTGGTGGTCAGTCCCGTGGCCTCGGCCAGCTCCCTCTTCTCCCGCGGGGACGGATACGGATTGTGCGTGTACCACTCCCGCAGGACCCCTCTGGACTTCTCTTTAAAGCAGTAGCTGGTTTCCTCGCCGTCCCATATCGTGCGCGGCAGTGGGAATTTCCTCCTCACCCGGTACTTCCCGACGGCGCCGAGCGGCCGACCGCGCAGCTTCTCCGCCTCCACGTAGTGCGCCTTGAGCCATAGCTGCTGCAGCTTGGGGTGGTTGTGCGCGGAGAATTGGTGGCTTTCCAGGATCTTGTAGAGTTCCCGGAAGTTGCCCCGGTGGAAAGCCACCACCGCTTTCGCCTTCAGGACGCTCTCGTTCTTGTGGAGGTGGTCGCATGCGGGGAGAGACCATAAGAAGCGGCCAAGCCTCTCTAGGTTTCCTCCCTGCTGCAGCACCTCGCACACGCACGCCACTTGCTCCTGGGTGAAGCCGAAAGACGGTAATATCGACATGATGTCCGTGGTGtaggggagaagaaaaaaacaaaattgacgTTTATGCCTTCTTTTTTACTCCTCGCGATGCAAATCCTTCCGCGTCGGGCCTGCCCACTCTCCTCGATCTCCGCTCCTCGCCGCACTCCCTTCACTCTCCGGCAGATTTGGGATGTTGATTGTCGGGACAATTTGTTCCTCGAGGAGATATGTCAGGCTTAAAGGGAGCCCAGTGCGTTCCGGTGATTGGCTCTGCGTCTGCCCTGCACCCCTGTACAGCAGAGCAGTACTGACTTTGCAGCTCCGTTTCCTCCCCAGAGGCTGCGCGTCAGGGGCTGAAATAGGAGCGCGCCTCCACCTCCACCTCCCGCCCCCACGGCAGCTCCTAAACACTAATCAATTATTACAGACCTCTTAAAGGCCGTATTAACGTGCTTCGGCATATTATTTAGAGTCGGGATTAATCGCACACGAGCAGGGAAgccatttacatttttaaggcGTGCAAAAATATTTACCAGATAAGACAATAAAAGCAGCAcgatatatatttgtttgggAGGGGCTGTAAAAGATTATTGATGGGgttatggttttttttttttcccgtctgTGTTGAGGCCTTTAGTTAACGCCTACCTCCCTTAATTACATACAGATTGTTGTATCTGCACAACCTTTTCACAGTCGAATAATTACCAAGGCCGTTTATTTTATGGGGTGATATAATTTAATAAGTTCCTATGGTTAGCAAACCTAACCATTTggtgtttgtcttttataaGACAAACCGCAACCTGCCAAACGGCCCAGAGACCAccaatgtgtgtgcgcgccgcgtgtttgtgtgtgtgcacgttgTGCGTGCATTTGCGAAAGAGATCCTGGCACGGTTGATTAAGATATATAGTGCAGATGTATttcaacagtaaaaaaataaatctctaTACAACTCTGATGCATTAAATTTACTATACTAGTTTAAAAAACGAGCAAGAGCGAGAGACCCCGGTATGATTCATTTTGATGTATAGGCGCTGCACAGTCCAAAAACAATCTCAATGCAACTGTCGCATTAAATTGAGAAATAGGGTAGGCTACGTATCTTTTTAGAAAATAAAGCTTTGGCACttcaaatttatatttatggCGTCTTTTAATTTATGTATATCCGCGCAAAGAAGTAATATTATCACGCTGAGTTATCTTGGCCGTTTCCTCTATTTTTCTGGCTCATCATGTTTTTGCAGGTTTGCTCCTTTTATCTGGCCCCCATTTGTGTCTGAGATTAGACCGGCACCGTAGTGCATTGCTCCATGCAGCGTTTTTCGGTGGGCTGAAATACTAAACCGATCCATTAGTAAATGAGTTCTAGGTACCACATTGGTCCGTGCTGCAGCAGTTTTTGGTTCGAGCCTCAAGGATCACATTTCTTCGTCTgcaccacacacacccttgAAACCGGATTCCCCTTTTCAATATGCTTATAAGGAGCACATTTCTGGTCCCAAATGGATTCAGcttaacattaaaaatgactGCATGTCTGTTATTCATACTCCATGGTTAGTCAATTAAATCAATAGTTTTAAATATATCAGTAATTTAAATCTATGTAATTATAACAAGTGTCACTTTGTcgcctttttaaaaagtagaCTAAATGTACAGgtgttgtgattttttttaaaatacgcatttaaattattttatttagtttttcttttatttttatcaatgCAATTGTTAGCAAATGGAAAGATTTTAGAGTTTGATTTAGTTATTTCAACTTATGGCAAGAACATAGGGGAAATTCCGTTTTAGATATAATGACATGCAAAAACGCCCTTGACGATATGCGGATGCTGTCAGAGTTGCGTAGCTCAAAAGCACGTGACCATATTCCAAAACAACCATCAATTGGGTTTATTTTTGCCGATCAGTTGCACTCATCTGCCTTTTGGATAGTAATATAACAATTAAGAAAAtattattgattattatttttttgtgaaaacgtGTGGGTTAACGTTTTCTATAATATaagtttgatgttttttttttttaataccttaTCAAATGTCCTTGCAGGCCATATGTCCTCACAGGGCGTATAGGTTCCCAATTTGTGAATGAAAGAGGAGCTTCTGGTCGTCGTGCTGTTGTGGACCTTTTTTAAATGGGCCTAGCTGAGTTGCTGTGTAATAacgcaataataataataggaagaataagaataaaaacaataataataatatacacCATAATATATATGGCTTGCTGCTAGTATCAAAATATAATGCATAAAGAAAATCCTTTCACATGACAGGCGGAAACAACAGTCTAGGGTTGGGTTGGGGGAGCATGCAAATGATTTGGGCTTTGCATTGCAATTTGACCTGATGTGTGTATAAACACATGTGCACGTTGCTGGACATATAACAAAAGGATATATGTGGCTGTGTAAAAGCTTGAGTGAATGAGCTGTCTGATGAGCAGCTCTCGGGTTTCTCTAATATCTCTACCACATTGCGACGCGCCTCCTCCTTTAACCCGAGCAGCCCGGGGGGCGAAATTATTTCAAGATGTCGACTCTCCATCAGCTATACGACCAGAACTGAGCCTCCACTCCCCACCCCTTTTACCCCTGCAAGTAATGCAATACTCGAGGATACTATGAGGCCAACACTTGTTAGTGCTTTCCAAATATGATTTGCAGGGATTTACCTGCCCTTCTAAACTAAGTGTCCCATGCAAGTGTGAGGGACAACACAATAACAAACAATttcagtgtttgttttcaccCGCTAAATTACACCAGAGGTGCCGTGTTAAATTATTCCAAACATATCTATTATTAATTGTCccattgggggaaaaaaatgtttacgcCAAGCGTTGCCAGGGAAACCAATGAAATGCTACATTTCACTCCAGTcgagaggaggaaaaataagagAGGCTCGAGTGGGAATTCACAAGAGTACGCTTCATAAAAACGTCACCATCAAAAGGCTTCCCCATATAGGAGggtttatatttgtaaaatatgGAGGAAAAGTGAAACGGCTCACAGATGGTTTTCACTCCATCTAAATCCAAAGTGCTATTTCAGCTGCCTTGAGTGGAAGAGCGCTGATGCAGTTTAAATTAGCCCGATAAAGTCCTGCAGGGGCGTTTAGTTtagtctgactttttttcctgcgTTCAGTGGGAAGTGGAATAAATTCAAgagaaaatgtgaatttgacTTAATcgatgtgcattttttttaaaattacttttacACTCCATAATAGTAAGGGATAAACTATGTTGTCCGTAAAAGTTAAT
Above is a genomic segment from Syngnathus acus chromosome 22, fSynAcu1.2, whole genome shotgun sequence containing:
- the LOC119116472 gene encoding homeobox protein six1b yields the protein MSILPSFGFTQEQVACVCEVLQQGGNLERLGRFLWSLPACDHLHKNESVLKAKAVVAFHRGNFRELYKILESHQFSAHNHPKLQQLWLKAHYVEAEKLRGRPLGAVGKYRVRRKFPLPRTIWDGEETSYCFKEKSRGVLREWYTHNPYPSPREKRELAEATGLTTTQVSNWFKNRRQRDRAAEAKERENSENNNAGGNKQNQLSPLDGGKSLMSSSEDEFSPPQSPDQNSALLLQGNMVHPGASAYSMPGLGAPQSVHGMHGHPHQLQDSLLGPLTSSLVDLGS